Part of the Candidatus Cloacimonas sp. genome is shown below.
ACTGGGAAATCACATAATTGTGTCCGTTGTGGATTATCCTGATTTGTTAACCAACGCTGCCTATCTGGAAAAAAACGGTTTTGAGGTTACATATCTATCTTCCGATAGCGAGGGTTTCATTTCACCGGAAGAATTGCAAAGCGCCATTCGCCCAGAGACAATTTTGTTTATGACAACCGCCGTGAATCATACCGTGGGAACAATTCAACCCTTTCAGGAAATAAAGCGGATTTTGGAAAGTGCGGATCATAAGATTTATTTTCATCTGGATGCGGGACAAGGTTATGGCAAAATACCTCTCAATGTGAATGAGTTGGGAGTTGATACAATGTCTGTCAGCGCTCATAAAATAAATGGTCCTCAAGGTATCGGAGCACTTTATACACGCACGGGAACAAAACTGGCTCAGTTGATTCATGGTGTAAAAAGAGTGGATAATTTGCAAACGGGCAGTTTAAGTATGGCTCTCATAGCTGGTTTTGCCAAAGCCGTGGAAATCACTTTCAGCGATTTTGAGAAAAATACCGCCTATTTAAGAGAACTTTCCGATTACCTTCTGGCAAAATTGGAGCAGGAAATTCCCTATATTGAATTAAATGGACCCCGAGGCGAAAAACGCGCTCCGCATAATATCAATGTTTCCATTGATTTCATTGAAGGCGAGGCAATTACAATGATGCTTGATCAGAAAGGAATTACAGTTGCCACCGGAAGCGCTTGTGCCTCAGAAGGTCTTAAAGCAAATTATATTTTAATGGCGATGGGGAAAACACATATCCAATCACACGGTTCTTTGAAATTTACCGTTTGCCGTTATAATACAAAAGCGGAAATTGACGAAACCGTTCAAGCTTTAAAAACAATTACTGAAGAGCTGCGAAATCGCAGTCCACTTTATCTGGCAATGAACAAGGAGAAATAAAATGCAATATTCACAAAAGGTTTTAGACCACTTTATGCACCCCCATAATGTAGGCAAAATGGAAAATCCGGATGCTGCCGCTACAGAAGGAAGTCCCGCTTGCGGAGATCAGGTAACTGTGTATCTGAAAGTTAATGATGAAACCAAAACCATAGAAGATATCAGTTTCCTTTCTTATGGTTGCGCTTCCAATATTGCCACTGCTTCCATCATCACCGATATGGCAAAAGGCAAAACATTGGAAGAGGCAAAAAAATTAACCTGGCGTGACGCAATGGATGCTCTGGATGGACTTCCACCCGTTAAAGTTCACTGCAGTGTTTTGGCTGCCGATACATTACAATCCGCCATTTCCAATTATGAAATTGCTCACGGCTTGAAAGAAGTTCCCAATTTCAGCAAAGAGACCATTGAACAAGAATTGAAAAAAATCATTTATCCCCAAGTAGGAGAAGATATTATAGCGCTGAAAATGGTGAAATACATCGGCTTTAAAGAGGGAGAAGTGATAATTGATATGAACATTATGAAGTTTGATCAGTGGCGTGATAACATCGCAGAAGAAATAAGAGAACATCTGCAAAAATACCCGGAAGTGAAGAAAATTACTATCAACTTCCCATAATAGTAGGCAGATTACCCAGATTTGCTTTTTGCGTATTTTCGGTTAACTTATTATAAACTTATCATAGAATAGACAGGAGGATAAAATGTCTGAAATTATTTATATTAAAGGAAGAGAAATTTTGGATTCAAGAGGCAATCCAACAGTGGAAGCGGATGTGCATTTGGAAAGTGGCGTGGTAACTAAAGCTGGCGTTCCCAGTGGAGCTTCCACCGGTGAACGCGAAGCCATAGAACTTCGGGATGGGGATAAAAAACGCTACTTGGGCAAAGGAGTGTTAAAAGCAGTTGCCAATGTTGATCTTATTAGTGATAAATTAAATGGACTGGATTCCCTGATGCAGGCAAACATAGATAAAATTATGATTGATCTGGATGGAACTCCCAACAAAGCCAAACTGGGTGCAAATGCCATTTTAGCCGTTTCTATGGCTGTTGCCAGGGCTTCAGCCATAGAATTGGATATCCCTCTTTATCGTTATTTGGGAGGAGTAAACGCTAAGACATTACCCGTGCCGATGAGCAATATTTTAAACGGGGGAGCCCATGCAGATAACAATGTGGATATCCAGGAATTTATGGTTGTTCCTTTAGGGGCTAAAACTTTCCGGCAAGCACTGCAAATGAATGCTGAGGTCTTTCACTCCTTAAAAGCAATCCTCAAAAAACGCGGAATGGTTACTTCCGTGGGTGATGAAGGTGGTTTTGCTCCCAATCTTGCCTCCAACGAAGAGGCATTCATTGTTATCGTGGAAGCCATTCAAGCTGCGGGATATAAACCCGGAAAAGATATCTATATTGCCATTGATGCTGCTGCCAGTAGTTTTTATCAAGATGGCAAGTATGTTTTTGAAGGCAAAAAAGTGGGCAGCGATGCGATGATTAAGTATTATGAAAATATGCTGACCAAATATCCTATCTGTTCTCTGGAAGATGGATTGGCGGAAAATGACTGGTCGGGTTGGAAAAAATTGAATGCCAAGCTGGGTAGTAAA
Proteins encoded:
- a CDS encoding iron-sulfur cluster assembly scaffold protein; this encodes MQYSQKVLDHFMHPHNVGKMENPDAAATEGSPACGDQVTVYLKVNDETKTIEDISFLSYGCASNIATASIITDMAKGKTLEEAKKLTWRDAMDALDGLPPVKVHCSVLAADTLQSAISNYEIAHGLKEVPNFSKETIEQELKKIIYPQVGEDIIALKMVKYIGFKEGEVIIDMNIMKFDQWRDNIAEEIREHLQKYPEVKKITINFP
- the eno gene encoding phosphopyruvate hydratase, with translation MSEIIYIKGREILDSRGNPTVEADVHLESGVVTKAGVPSGASTGEREAIELRDGDKKRYLGKGVLKAVANVDLISDKLNGLDSLMQANIDKIMIDLDGTPNKAKLGANAILAVSMAVARASAIELDIPLYRYLGGVNAKTLPVPMSNILNGGAHADNNVDIQEFMVVPLGAKTFRQALQMNAEVFHSLKAILKKRGMVTSVGDEGGFAPNLASNEEAFIVIVEAIQAAGYKPGKDIYIAIDAAASSFYQDGKYVFEGKKVGSDAMIKYYENMLTKYPICSLEDGLAENDWSGWKKLNAKLGSKIQIVGDDVFVTNPEIIARGIKENIANSVLIKLNQIGTVTETIEAINMAHRAGWTTVVSHRSGETGDTFIADLAVALNSGQIKTGSISRSERIEKYNQLLRIEEELGEAAYFPGKSIIKQL
- a CDS encoding cysteine desulfurase family protein, with amino-acid sequence MQPGRIYLDNCITSRTAPEVIKAMQPYFAEKYWFPGTFISTGESANELISHSQQIVAESMVAKANEIHFTSGGTLANNIAIKGLANAYKKLGNHIIVSVVDYPDLLTNAAYLEKNGFEVTYLSSDSEGFISPEELQSAIRPETILFMTTAVNHTVGTIQPFQEIKRILESADHKIYFHLDAGQGYGKIPLNVNELGVDTMSVSAHKINGPQGIGALYTRTGTKLAQLIHGVKRVDNLQTGSLSMALIAGFAKAVEITFSDFEKNTAYLRELSDYLLAKLEQEIPYIELNGPRGEKRAPHNINVSIDFIEGEAITMMLDQKGITVATGSACASEGLKANYILMAMGKTHIQSHGSLKFTVCRYNTKAEIDETVQALKTITEELRNRSPLYLAMNKEK